In Geotalea uraniireducens, one genomic interval encodes:
- a CDS encoding aldehyde ferredoxin oxidoreductase family protein, whose amino-acid sequence MTNGTAAGWTGVLLRVDLTARQCWREELPEELRHAYLGGRGLGVRLMRDYYRLAPFDPDTPLIFAVGPLCGTPAPTAARLAVVSRSPLTGTIYDCSAGGRFAWRLKAAGFDTLVVTGQSTVPLALAITPTGAELVAVPALWGKTVPETVAALAARGSVAAIGPAGENGVLFANIMMGEGNSVGRGGLGAVMGKKGLKAIVVDGDRETLIADRERFDHARSDVMRLFRASPVIFGELGIAEYGTPALVDLMRQRRMAPTANFRRTVFEQSDNYSGPAIRRAYQAKKDGCYGCPIQCKKSTPQGEHLPEYETVSHFGALNGIADLAAIVKSNTLCNRLGMDTISAAVTLAAWGEARGAFPRAEEVPPLLEEIAWRHGAGELLAEGSSRVAAAMGRPELAMGVKGLELPAYDPRGAYGMALAYCTSNRGGCHLRAYPISHEILRKPIATDRFSFSGKARIIAIAEDTNAAVDSLVACKFSFFGATLEEYGELLSAATGIDYPPQQLKEIGRRIYLTERFYNCANGFASRDDYLPERFYCEGGSSGEGIEIPPIDRARFTEELQKYYRIRGLTPDGTFADPDFLATQP is encoded by the coding sequence ATGACGAACGGCACGGCGGCCGGCTGGACCGGCGTATTGCTGCGGGTCGATTTGACCGCCCGGCAGTGCTGGCGCGAAGAGCTTCCCGAAGAGTTGCGCCATGCCTATCTCGGCGGCCGGGGCCTCGGGGTGCGGCTGATGCGCGACTATTATCGGCTTGCCCCCTTCGATCCGGACACGCCGCTGATCTTCGCCGTCGGCCCGCTGTGCGGTACTCCCGCACCCACCGCCGCCCGGCTGGCGGTGGTGAGCCGTTCGCCGCTCACCGGGACGATTTACGACTGTTCCGCCGGCGGCCGGTTCGCTTGGCGGCTCAAAGCCGCCGGCTTCGATACGCTCGTCGTCACTGGGCAGAGTACCGTGCCGCTGGCCCTGGCCATCACCCCGACCGGCGCGGAGCTTGTCGCGGTCCCCGCCCTGTGGGGCAAGACGGTGCCGGAAACGGTCGCCGCCCTCGCCGCTCGCGGCAGTGTGGCCGCCATCGGTCCGGCGGGGGAAAACGGTGTCCTCTTCGCCAACATCATGATGGGGGAGGGGAATTCGGTCGGCCGCGGCGGTCTTGGTGCCGTAATGGGGAAGAAGGGGCTGAAGGCAATCGTCGTCGATGGCGACCGGGAGACGCTGATTGCCGACCGGGAGCGCTTCGATCACGCCCGGAGCGACGTGATGCGGCTGTTCCGGGCCTCGCCGGTGATCTTCGGCGAACTCGGCATCGCCGAGTATGGCACTCCAGCCCTGGTCGATCTGATGCGCCAGCGCCGGATGGCGCCGACGGCCAATTTCCGCCGCACCGTCTTCGAGCAGTCGGACAATTATTCCGGCCCAGCCATCCGGCGCGCCTACCAGGCAAAGAAGGACGGCTGCTACGGCTGCCCGATCCAGTGCAAGAAGAGCACCCCCCAGGGGGAGCACCTGCCCGAGTACGAAACGGTCTCCCATTTCGGCGCCCTCAACGGCATTGCCGACTTGGCGGCGATCGTCAAGTCCAACACTCTCTGTAATCGGCTGGGGATGGATACCATCTCCGCTGCGGTGACCCTTGCCGCCTGGGGAGAGGCGCGGGGGGCTTTCCCCAGGGCGGAGGAGGTGCCGCCGCTCCTCGAGGAGATCGCCTGGCGGCACGGCGCGGGCGAACTGCTGGCGGAGGGGTCGTCCCGGGTTGCCGCGGCGATGGGGCGGCCGGAACTGGCGATGGGCGTCAAGGGGTTGGAATTGCCCGCCTACGATCCGCGGGGCGCCTACGGGATGGCCCTGGCATACTGCACCAGCAACCGGGGCGGCTGCCACCTGCGCGCTTACCCCATCTCCCACGAGATTCTCCGCAAGCCAATTGCCACCGACCGTTTTTCCTTTTCCGGCAAGGCCCGGATCATCGCCATCGCCGAGGATACCAATGCCGCGGTCGACTCGCTGGTGGCCTGCAAGTTCTCCTTTTTCGGTGCGACCCTCGAAGAGTACGGCGAACTGCTGAGCGCGGCCACCGGTATCGACTATCCCCCCCAACAGTTAAAGGAGATCGGCCGGCGGATTTACCTGACCGAGCGGTTCTACAACTGCGCCAACGGCTTCGCCAGCCGGGACGATTACCTGCCGGAGCGTTTCTACTGCGAAGGGGGCTCCAGTGGTGAGGGGATCGAGATCCCCCCCATCGACCGGGCGCGCTTCACCGAGGAGTTGCAGAAATATTACCGGATCAGGGGACTGACCCCGGACGGGACATTTGCCGACCCGGATTTTCTGGCCACCCAGCCGTAA
- a CDS encoding class II aldolase/adducin family protein, translated as MYDQIAQYTNKLIADRAVLTGEIAFAAQDDAVLTAGEPALAELAGAVLARLSCLALAVARPALPFADLLVARAPVGESCIVPRDTETRTFLHDIPFVRRAELGDEPAALIARLLGNRKGVIVEGVGIVASGTLTVEQAYINYSSIFHSTFVKYLEDVLQEGFRLPGETDVFSVFRRDWLRPLTAAGLDFRAGPLTDHDEILAEITAVGRYTVERGLVDSFFGNISYRAGEVVYISQTAASLDALAGCIDPVAMDNSSTCGITASSELLAHRRIYELSGARAILHGHPKFAVVMSMQCEEAGCPVRDCWKECPSVRFLGDTPVVAGEIGAGGLAKRVPPVIVGPRKAIVYGHGVFTVGEADFAEAFRALVEVENWCRNEYFRRVDERWRENR; from the coding sequence ATGTATGACCAGATTGCACAGTATACAAACAAATTGATTGCCGACCGGGCGGTGCTTACCGGGGAAATCGCCTTCGCCGCCCAGGACGATGCAGTGCTGACGGCGGGCGAGCCGGCGCTGGCCGAGCTGGCCGGGGCAGTCCTCGCCCGGCTCAGCTGTCTGGCGCTGGCGGTGGCCCGTCCGGCACTCCCCTTCGCCGATCTGCTCGTTGCCCGGGCGCCGGTTGGCGAGAGCTGCATCGTTCCCCGCGATACCGAAACCCGCACCTTTCTCCACGACATCCCGTTCGTCCGCCGGGCGGAACTGGGAGACGAGCCGGCGGCGCTGATCGCCCGGCTGCTCGGCAACCGTAAGGGGGTGATCGTCGAGGGGGTGGGGATCGTTGCCAGCGGCACTCTGACCGTGGAGCAGGCCTATATCAACTACTCGTCGATCTTCCACTCCACCTTCGTCAAGTATCTTGAGGATGTGCTTCAGGAGGGCTTCCGTCTCCCCGGTGAAACGGACGTCTTCTCTGTTTTCCGCCGCGACTGGCTACGCCCCCTCACTGCCGCCGGCCTCGACTTCCGCGCCGGACCGCTGACCGATCACGACGAAATCCTTGCCGAAATTACTGCCGTCGGCCGCTACACGGTCGAACGCGGGTTGGTCGATTCGTTCTTCGGCAACATCTCCTACCGGGCCGGCGAGGTCGTCTACATCTCCCAAACGGCGGCCAGCCTCGACGCTCTGGCCGGCTGCATCGATCCGGTGGCGATGGATAACTCCTCTACCTGCGGCATTACCGCCTCCAGTGAACTGCTCGCCCACCGGCGGATTTACGAGCTGAGCGGCGCGCGGGCGATCCTCCACGGCCATCCCAAGTTCGCCGTGGTAATGAGCATGCAGTGCGAGGAGGCCGGTTGTCCGGTGCGGGACTGCTGGAAAGAGTGCCCGTCGGTCCGCTTTCTCGGCGATACGCCGGTGGTGGCGGGAGAGATCGGCGCCGGCGGCCTGGCAAAGCGGGTACCGCCGGTGATCGTTGGTCCGCGCAAGGCAATCGTCTACGGTCATGGCGTTTTTACGGTGGGGGAGGCGGATTTTGCCGAGGCGTTCCGGGCGCTGGTCGAGGTGGAGAATTGGTGCCGCAACGAATACTTCCGTCGGGTGGACGAACGGTGGCGGGAAAATCGTTGA
- a CDS encoding PAS domain-containing sensor histidine kinase has translation MANLYPELNRLTSPASARRAPLKEVVAIRQRLLLDRVLSSLIEALPDYVLVLNQERQVVAVNSRLLQGFGFTDITTLLGKRIGEVFGCINADEGPDGCGTGIHCSVCGALMAILESQERNTQSCHECRITLKRDGGVALDLEVIANPATIDRIPLTLCIIRDISDQKRRSVLERVFFHDVINTAGGIHGLASLLADGRTIPPDKEAEYKGWMVHLSSRLIDEINHQRKLLAAEQGTFKPDLGLVEVGKLLQEVQALYSAHDIAAGRQLLLRESPSCSIISDGQILRRILGNLVKNALEATPAGGTVTLSATDDGDTLTFTVANPGVISPDVQLQIFQRSFTTKGGSGRGIGTYSVKLFGERYLKGKVAFSSCDPEGTVFTVTIPKQLH, from the coding sequence ATGGCAAACCTGTACCCCGAACTCAACCGGCTCACCTCTCCAGCTTCCGCCCGGAGAGCGCCACTCAAGGAAGTCGTTGCCATCCGCCAGCGACTGCTTCTCGACCGCGTCCTCAGCTCACTGATCGAGGCGCTGCCCGATTACGTCCTGGTCCTGAACCAGGAACGGCAGGTAGTGGCCGTCAACAGCAGGCTGTTGCAGGGGTTCGGCTTTACCGACATCACCACGCTGCTCGGCAAGCGTATCGGCGAGGTCTTCGGCTGTATCAACGCCGATGAGGGGCCTGACGGCTGCGGTACCGGCATCCACTGCTCTGTCTGCGGTGCCCTGATGGCGATTCTCGAAAGCCAGGAGCGGAACACGCAGAGCTGCCACGAATGTCGTATCACCCTGAAAAGGGACGGCGGCGTGGCACTGGATCTGGAGGTGATCGCCAACCCGGCGACCATCGACCGCATCCCGCTGACGCTCTGCATCATCCGCGACATCAGCGACCAGAAGCGCCGCTCCGTGCTCGAACGGGTCTTTTTCCACGACGTGATCAATACTGCGGGGGGAATCCACGGGCTCGCCTCGCTCCTTGCCGACGGCAGAACGATCCCGCCGGACAAGGAAGCGGAATACAAGGGGTGGATGGTTCACCTCTCCAGCCGCCTGATCGACGAAATCAATCACCAGCGTAAACTGCTGGCAGCGGAACAAGGGACCTTCAAGCCAGACCTCGGCCTGGTTGAGGTGGGAAAACTGCTCCAGGAGGTACAGGCGCTCTACTCGGCCCACGACATCGCCGCCGGCCGACAGCTGCTGCTCAGGGAATCACCGTCCTGCTCGATAATCAGCGACGGCCAGATCCTTCGCCGGATTCTCGGCAACCTGGTCAAAAACGCCCTCGAAGCCACGCCGGCAGGCGGAACGGTCACCCTCTCCGCCACCGACGATGGCGACACCCTGACCTTCACCGTCGCCAACCCGGGGGTAATCTCCCCCGACGTCCAGCTGCAGATCTTCCAGCGTTCCTTTACCACCAAGGGGGGCTCGGGGCGGGGGATCGGCACCTACAGCGTCAAGCTGTTCGGCGAGCGCTACCTGAAAGGGAAGGTCGCTTTCTCGAGCTGTGACCCGGAGGGGACCGTCTTCACCGTCACCATTCCGAAACAGCTGCACTGA
- the flgM gene encoding flagellar biosynthesis anti-sigma factor FlgM, translating to MEATEAVSAMKIDEKSPLTVVNSVKTDPAAAASAGSQAQRGTTADASKDTVELSSDVQRYAKAAEALPKVPEIRTERVAELKAAIKAGEYNVKARDVAEKMLMAMKKGIVV from the coding sequence ATGGAGGCGACGGAGGCGGTGAGTGCCATGAAAATCGATGAGAAATCCCCACTTACGGTGGTTAACTCGGTAAAGACCGATCCCGCGGCGGCGGCTTCAGCCGGCAGCCAGGCACAGCGGGGCACCACTGCGGATGCCAGTAAGGATACGGTGGAGCTCTCCAGCGATGTGCAGCGGTACGCCAAGGCGGCCGAAGCGTTGCCGAAGGTGCCGGAGATTCGCACCGAACGGGTGGCGGAGCTGAAGGCGGCGATCAAGGCCGGCGAATATAACGTCAAGGCCCGCGATGTCGCCGAGAAAATGCTAATGGCCATGAAAAAAGGGATCGTCGTCTGA